The nucleotide window aaagttcaaacacaCTAATTCCATCATCACCATTATCAATACCAATTCCAACAATATCATTCCCTGCAACATCATCATTGATTCATTCTTCATCACACTTCACAAACCAAAATTATATTCGCCTTCAAATAAATCAATTCTCGTACCTTCTCACTTCTCAGTTCTCATCAACAAAAACATGAAGCTTTGGCCATGGCCTTGGGCCACTTCCATATCTACCCTCTTCTTCATCGTTGTTTCCACCTTCCTTGTCCTTCGGTTCTTCCGCAAAACCTCTGCTCTCCAAATCCTCAATAAATGGTGGCTCTCCTTCGAGGACCGACTCCATGTCCACCAGTCCTTCAAAGTCCCACTCTACAACCACCATTTCCAGGAGAATCATCTCTACCGGAAAATCCTCACCTACCTTGATTCTCTCCCTTCGGTACAAGACTCCGATTACACTAACCTCTTCTCCGGCCACAACCCCGCAGATATCTACCTCCACCTCGACGCCAACCAGACCATTCAGGACATCTTCCTCGGCGCCAAGCTCTCTTGGACCAAGACCAATGACGCCGTCATCGGCGGCGTCGGTTCCGATTCCGCCGCTCTCGTGCTCCGAATCAAGAAGAAGGACAAGCGCAGGGTTTTCCGGCAGTACTTCCAGCACATTCTTTCCGTGGCGGAGGAAATTGAACTGCGAAGGAAGGAGATCAGGCTGTACACGAACTCCAGCGCCGGCGAGTCGTCGCGGTGGAGGTCGGTCGCGTTCACGCATCCGGCAAGCTTCGATACGGTGGCGATGGACGCCGAGCTGAAGAACAAGGTGAAATTGGATCTGGACCAGTTCCTCAAGTCAAAGCAGTACTATCACCGGTTAGGCCGCGTTTGGAAGCGGAGCTACCTCCTCTACGGTGCCTCCGGCACGGGGAAATCGAGCTTCATCGCCGCGATGGCGAAGTTCCTTTGCTACGACATCTACGACATCGATGTTTCGAAGGTAACCGACGGATCCAATTGGAAAACTCTGCTGATGCAAACGACGAGCAAATCGATGATTGTGATCGAGGACCTAGACCGGTTGCTGTCTGGAAAGTCAACGGCGGTGATCAGCGTTTCGAGCATGCTGAACTTCATGGACGGCATCGTTTCGTGCTGCGGCGAGGAGCGCGTGATGGTGTTCACGATGAACGGCACGAAGGATGAGGTGGATCAAGCGGTGCTGAGGCCTGGTAGGGTTGACGTTCACATACACTTTCCCTTATGCGATTTCTCAACGTTCAAGATTCTCGCGAGCAGTTACCTAGGGCTTAAGGAACACAAGCTTTTCACTCAGGTGGAGGAAGTTTTCCAGACTGGGGCACGGCTTAGCCCTGCCGAAGTCGGCGAGATTATGATATCGAACCGGAATTCACCGACTCGGGCCTTGAAAACGGTTATAACGGCTTTGCAGGCTCAATCAAACGGTGGTGGTGATTCGGAAGTAGGaggaaggaggagaaggaatATTCGGGGCCCATTGAGAAGGATACTCAATCAATTGAGGGAAGGGTCGGGTGAATTAGATctgaattgttttttttttttcttctatagGTGGGCTCAACAAAAACATTGTAAAGTAGCTGCTTGGTACTAACAATTATATTGCAttggttatttttttattttttttattttagtttgggGGTTTTCAgtcattaattatataatttttttttactacaggaaaaaaaattatctgtGCATTAAAGTGCAAAGAAAAGAATTTTAGTGTAATTTTTCTTAGCGTAAAAATACGATGTAAATATTGAGTAGTCAGTCTTAAAAAAAACGaaatgcatttttttcttttgtcaatgAAATgcattatgttatttttttaaatttgtttgttaACATTCTTTTCTGCGATAATTGGAAGAAATCTTAAGTTTTGGCTCACTTACAATTTATCATTGTGCACCAAGGTAATATATTTCGGAGCAGGACATGGAATTtgataaacaataaattatgccaaagattattgaaaaatattatatgtattattttgaGATGTTATATTAATACCTTGGACATATAAAGACAACTGGGCCTGTAACAAAGATCATACAAAATAATGAATATCGATAGATTATGATGTTATAATTTTCACAAACTCTAACAAGGAGAGAAATTTTCTCTCATCAAGAGAGAACTTGAAATTGCTCCAATAGGGAGAGACATAATCACAAatcatcaaatttttctttttcttaaccAAAGTTTTTTGTAACCAAACCTTTTCATAACCGTAGTCTAAGTTTAGATTTCTCCTAAATCCAAGTTATTAGACCTGAAACAGAACCATAAAGTCAAACTCAACACAACATCATCACCAAACCTTTTAACCACAATCGACAAAACTAGATGGCTGGAATACACCAAATATCTATTGAAGGCAGAACAATCAAATTCAAGCAAAAAGAACTCAAAGGATTCAGAATGGACTGCATCAATCTTGTAGAAAAGTTCATAATTGAGAAGAAAATCAACTTTAGAACATGCAAAAATGCATTAATAGGAATGTGAAAAAATTTCGAAGGAGTATTCAATTATTCATAtcaaaagtaaacaaaaaataaaatcttaatcaatttcaaaatcagaGAAAAGGGCTATAGATCCTTAAGAATGGGTCATGGAGCTTCAAAGGCcaattgctgaatcttaaattgtGGACACAAAATATGGCAATTGAAGAGTTTGGAcacaattttatagaattctgGATTCAAATTCATGGATTACCTTTGGAGTTCATTAAAAAAGATTCAAATACATGGATTACCTTTGGagttcattaaaaaaaaaacagcaacGGAGATTGGTGATATAATAGGTAGCATGAAAAGGTAGAGGATCCAATAAGAAACAACATTGTAGAAACTTTTTAAGAGATAGGGTGGCATTGAATGTGAAAGAGGCTCTCCCAATAGGTTTTTGGTTGAAAAGAGAGAACTTGCCAAACTGCTTGAAAAGAGAGAACTTGCCAAACTGCTAGATTTTCTTTAAATATGAGCGACTTCAAGCAGTTACTGTCTCAACTACAGGATACTGCGCATGGACAACAAGAATGTTCAGGAGAAACAACAATGACGATCTGGGATCCTTCAAAGCCAATATATACGATAGATTTAGGAACAAACTAGGTCAAAAATTTGAGCTACAGATATGATACAGGCGGCAGGTCAGAAGAACAAATGGAACAAGAGGCAGAGGAGGAGGCGCATAAGTTTCAAGAAGAAGGAAGGCGCATAGTATGTCAATAAGAGCCAGCAGCTagtgaaaaaaataatcttAAGGAGAGACACAATCAATTAGACGAAGAAATCATGGAGAAATAGAAGAGTAGAAAGCAGGAAAATCAGAATTTGGCAGAATAGTTGGAAGAAATTCCTAAAACTCAGGGATTGAATGAGAAGTATCTAGAAGAGTATGTTGCCGATCTAATAGAAGTAATGAAAAGGGTTACCAAGACAATCAGAAAGTAAAATGATATAAAGGAAATGTGCGTGGATATAAGAGGCCTAAGTGAAAAAGATGACCAAACTAACAGCATGGAGGATTTATTTAATCAAAGACATTCTATTTTAGGTCTAAGAAActatgatataaataaaaaataggccAATGAAACAAATAGTCCAACTCAAGATCATAAACAATGGGAGGGAGTTGATATAAGTAAGGAGCCCAGAACATTAAAGAAAATCTTTAAAAGAAGGTTAGGAGAAAGAACGAGGGACAGGAACACATTCAGACAAGAAAGGAGATGAGAAAAAACAAGCTTCTAAGGAAGGGCAGTAGTTACAGAATTAGTAAAAGAGGATAGTGGTGATGCAGTGATAAGAATAATGAAGATAGCAGAAAAGATAAtaggaaggaaaaagaaatttaCAAAATAGAGAACGATGAGGTATACATTGTGGAGCTGGCacgtgatgaagaagaagaaggaagtagAGAGGATAGGACAATGACAAATGAACCAACACGATGGAAATTAGAATTAGTGAAAGGCATCAACagcaaattgaattttaaaaagaagagagaggagaaaggAATACTCAGAATCATGGGTGAAGATGAGAGACATGAGAAAGATAAAGTAGTTAGGAGCATTATAAAGAGGAGCAGGGTTGAAGGAACAAGCAAGGGAGAGGATGATGCACAAATGGTGATTGTCCAAGAAGAGCTCAAGATCAGTTTTATGGCCGGAGAGGCGGGTCTAATCCAGCCTCACCTAGAGTCATAAATCTCTTTAGTTGGAACTATCGCGGGGTAGCGGCACCTGCGACAGAATTGGAATTATGTAAGAAGTTAAAACTAGTCGTCATGTTCTTCATAGAGACTAGAGTTAAGGaatgtaaaattaaaagatttagaAGGATATTACGTTTTGAACACTCTTTTTGAATAGAACCCCAGGTTATTCGGAGGTCTTGCTCTAGTTTGGAATAAAAGTTTGAAAGTTAATATTACTCTTGCAGGCATTGATATATTAATGCGCATATTAAAGATAATATAGGAAATATTTGGGACtgcttttcttttatggaaATCAATTTTTTAGGCAACGAAACAATAATGGCGAGAACTCACAACAAATAACACGGGGTTAGCAGGTCCTAAGCTTTCTATTTAAGATTTCAATGACATTCTAAACCAAGATGAGAAGATCGACCTACACCCGAAGACAAGAGAGCAAATGCAGGAATTTAAAACGTTTGTGGATAGTAATAATCTCATGGACATGGAGCTAAATAGTAACAAATATACTTGGTTTAGTAACCcaagaaataattttattgccAGGGAGAGAATAGATAAAGCCATGGCAAATTGAGAATGGCAAAAGATATATCAACACACATCAATGGAAGCTTTCCCAGCTATAAGCTGTGACTACATTCCAACTTTACTCAAGCTTGCACAAAAAGAAAGatgtagtaatttttttaaatatggaaCATTTTAGAAGGATCATCAAGATTGTAATAAGGTCATAAAAAGAGGTTAAAATCAGCAGACCTAGGAAATAGAAAATTGGAATATTTTGAAGGATAAAATGAACAATTGCAAAAAAGAATTAAAGTGCTAGAGCAGAGCCACATTTTCTAGAGCTGACAGGGAGATTGATCAATTAAAGGAGAAAGTAACCAAGCTACAAAACCAGAATTTTTGTGAGGCTCAACAGATGCAGATCCAAAAGTTAAAAAAGGAGATAACTCAActttggaaaagaaaagaaaaattttggagACAAAGAACATGAGTAAAATGGTTGAAATAGGGTGACAaaattacttctttttttttcatgtgaCTATAGTCCAAAGGAGAGATAAAAATAGGATTGAAAGATCAAAAAATGAAGAAGGACAATGGGTCAATGGTAGCAAAGATATTATGAGGCTAGTGGAGgactattttcaaaatctcttcaTGAGAACAACAAGAGGCAGCATTGAGGATTGCATCAAAAAGATTCCAAGAAGGGTATCATAGGAAATGAATGAAGAATTAATAAAGGAAGCCacaaataaagaaattcaaGAAGTATTTTTTATGACAGAAAGGCTAAAAGCACCATGACCTAATGGCCTAAATAGTCTTTTTTACCAAAACCATTGGAAGGAAATACACATGAAAGTTAATGTAGTTGTTAAAGATTTCTTTGTAAACTAGAAAATGTCAAAAGGGATAGGGGAGAAGGGGGACTACAGTCGTTTTAATTTCAAAGATAAGACAACTGGAAAGCTTAAATCAGTTAAGACCTATTATTTCAAAGATTTtggtaaataagattaagaacatATTAGACAAAATAATATCTCCTATTCAAAGTGTCTTTGTAAAGGAAGATACACTCAagacaatatttttattgtacaaGAGGCTTTTCCTAGCttgacaagaaagaaaaagggagcTCTAATTGCTTAGCAATCAAACTTGATATGAAtaaatcatatgataagcttgAATAGAATTTTATTGAGAAAGTTTTGGTAGCATTTGGATTTCATAGCAAGTGGGTCAGGATGTGTATGGAATGTGTCATGAGTGCAACTTACAGATTCAAAATTAATGATGACTTATCAAATGAGATCAATCAACACAGAGGGTTAAGACAAGGTGATTCGCTCTCTtcctatctttttattttagcaCCAGAGGTCTTCTCTATTCTTATGGAGGAGACAAAATTAAGGAAGAATCTTGGGGTTTAAAATAGCCTCAATAGCCCCTGTCATTATCCACTTTTTGTTTGTAGATGACTGCATTATCTTTAATAAAGCAAAGGaggaaaaaatttatcaaattattctTATTTTGAATAAATACACTAAGGCTTTAAGACAGAGAAGCAACTTAGACAAATCAGGGATCACCTATAGTCAATAAGTGCCCATTAAAATCAAGATAGATGCAAAGGATATCATAGGTATAGCGGCTTGGGATGACCCGAGAAATATTTAGATCTTCCAGTGCAATGAAAAAGGTCAAAGAATAAAGTTTTAGCGTAGattgagaaaaatattagaGCTAAAATGGATGGATGGATGGAAAAACTGTTAAATcaagcaagaaagaaagttTTAATCAAGTCGGTCATTCAAGCTATCTTAACTTATGCAATAAATGTGGTGTTATTCCCAAAAAATTTTTGTAGAAGATTAAGTGCTAAAATTGTAAAGTTCTGAAAGGAATCGGgggacaaggataaaggcatACATTGaaaaagttggagtagaactaaTAAAGGTAAGGCTGATGGGGGCTTGACTTTAGGGATTTTCAATGTCAAAATATTGCACATCTTGCTAAACAAGCTTGGAGGATTATAAAGAATTTAGAAGCATTATGGGTGCAAATTTTAAAAGCTAAATATTGTGAGAATGAAGATTTTTAGGAGAATAAGAGCATAAGAGAGGCATTTTGGGGTTAGAAGAGCATTTTAATCGAACGGAATTTTTTAAAGAGACAAAGTAGATGGAGAATTGGGGAAGGTTCCAAGAttaaaatttgagaagataaaTGGATATTAGGGCTAGACAGAATTCAATGCAGAAGGAATCCTAATATTCACTTAGTGAGAGCTCTTTTAAAAGAGGGCGTAAGGTggaataaacataaaattagtGAGATATTCCCAAAtgagataaagaaaaagattttacaaACTCTAATTAACTGAAATAATAGAGAAGACAAACTTATATGGCCCTATAGATGGGTTACTATCCTGTGAAAAAAGAGCTATCAGATCAAGAGGGGATGTTCCGTCAACTAATACAGATTTTAGAGACTTATGTAAAGATATATAGAATCTTCAGATcccataaaaaattaattttttttatagaaaacaATACAAAATATCATTCATGTCAattacaattaatgcaaaaaaaaaaaaaattgcaaacgATCCTAAATGTCAAATTTGCATGGAAGAAGTGGAAACGATTGAGCATGTTTTGTTGTTCTGTTCATGGACAAGAACATTATAGTTTGATAGACAAACTCATTATTTTCCAACCTTAGAATCAGTAACAAGCTTTGGTGCATGGCTAATGGAGATGTTCAAAAGAATAAAGACACAAGGAAGAGAGGACAACAAAATCAGGATGGCCAGGATTGGATTCATGAGTTGAAAGATATGGACAACTAGaaataatacaatttttaaCAAGCAGAAATCAATCCACAAGTAACAATTATAAAAGCAAACATGATGGAATTAGAATTCAGAGCAGCTAACATAATAAGAGAAACAACTCAAGCAACAACAGTAGTACAATCAAGGAGAAGCGACAAGAAGGCTACCTAAAGGCTGCCTCCAGAAGATTAGGTCAA belongs to Arachis duranensis cultivar V14167 chromosome 8, aradu.V14167.gnm2.J7QH, whole genome shotgun sequence and includes:
- the LOC107460428 gene encoding AAA-ATPase At2g46620, which produces MKLWPWPWATSISTLFFIVVSTFLVLRFFRKTSALQILNKWWLSFEDRLHVHQSFKVPLYNHHFQENHLYRKILTYLDSLPSVQDSDYTNLFSGHNPADIYLHLDANQTIQDIFLGAKLSWTKTNDAVIGGVGSDSAALVLRIKKKDKRRVFRQYFQHILSVAEEIELRRKEIRLYTNSSAGESSRWRSVAFTHPASFDTVAMDAELKNKVKLDLDQFLKSKQYYHRLGRVWKRSYLLYGASGTGKSSFIAAMAKFLCYDIYDIDVSKVTDGSNWKTLLMQTTSKSMIVIEDLDRLLSGKSTAVISVSSMLNFMDGIVSCCGEERVMVFTMNGTKDEVDQAVLRPGRVDVHIHFPLCDFSTFKILASSYLGLKEHKLFTQVEEVFQTGARLSPAEVGEIMISNRNSPTRALKTVITALQAQSNGGGDSEGSNRGPRNIEKNRESGHWRWERRTMDRTGRLAKEATSEGDGESFFGDTKRVARGFCVNQFGKVGGFRNWRKTTSGAMSSSVESEGAKRFVSTEGQ